The proteins below are encoded in one region of Candidatus Equadaptatus faecalis:
- a CDS encoding V-type ATP synthase subunit I, with the protein MALAKMCKARAAVHKSVLTEVTQKLQNLGCCQFASKTEGIKDGAVVQNIRTSLKLIEERIADAKFVCRVLEPYEQNKAGGMAKMLGDMPEVSSKKFYAATTNEHKFANHVAWLRKKEKESTDLRSELAKLKAQVVQLSALEKIEYPLELFSAGTEEISGSIYTVSANVSDALETVLDERFDGMVEFKRYAGEDKESQLIFAVLCRHCDLEKLRETASEFSLTKIEIAREFTDTALVEKAVLEAKISVLEKQDAKISEELSEKADEVLGFIRIASDFLAIRRDRALAILEGEPTENIYIWDLWIPRDRFKDVEAVFKEYEDTTDFAEIEPEEGETVPTLLKNPGWSNSLEPLTLMYGTPTYGAVDPTTVMAPFFFLFLGMCFGDAGYGLILSALFGYYLVRYKLSPMLRKFFIMLFVGMVCTVIFGAISGSFFGDAITAFGFMKPVVPLAKKLQLLDPMNDPMTLLTISLILGFIQVIFGVCLAFYMNWKNGEKFAAIADQGGWIIFLVGLVMVGLTMSGKLPASLALVSKLLAIGGALLLFLTQGRDKPSIFGKAFSGLMSLYNVTGYLGDVLSYSRLLALGLGSAAVGLVINLLCNLIAPTRFVGIPLAIALFVFGHSFSIAVNLLGAFIHPLRLQYVEFFGKFYDANGMDFKPLRKETQFAKITD; encoded by the coding sequence ATGGCACTTGCTAAAATGTGCAAAGCCAGAGCGGCTGTGCATAAATCTGTGCTCACGGAAGTTACCCAGAAGCTGCAGAATCTCGGATGCTGTCAGTTTGCTTCCAAAACTGAAGGCATAAAGGACGGAGCAGTTGTCCAGAATATCCGCACCTCGCTGAAGCTGATCGAAGAACGCATCGCGGACGCAAAATTTGTCTGCCGTGTTCTTGAACCGTATGAGCAGAACAAAGCGGGCGGAATGGCAAAAATGCTCGGCGATATGCCTGAAGTAAGCTCCAAGAAATTTTATGCGGCAACTACCAACGAACACAAATTTGCAAATCATGTCGCCTGGCTGCGAAAGAAAGAAAAAGAAAGTACGGATCTGCGTTCCGAGCTTGCAAAATTAAAAGCTCAGGTAGTGCAGCTTTCCGCGCTTGAGAAAATTGAATATCCGCTTGAACTGTTTTCCGCAGGAACAGAGGAAATTTCAGGGAGCATATACACTGTTTCCGCAAACGTTTCTGACGCTCTTGAAACGGTGCTTGACGAGCGCTTTGACGGAATGGTCGAATTTAAGCGCTACGCAGGCGAGGACAAGGAGTCTCAGCTGATTTTTGCGGTACTCTGCAGACACTGTGACCTTGAAAAACTTCGCGAAACAGCTTCGGAGTTCTCTCTGACAAAGATTGAAATCGCCCGTGAATTTACGGATACGGCTCTTGTCGAGAAAGCGGTGCTTGAAGCAAAAATTTCCGTTCTTGAAAAACAGGACGCGAAAATTTCCGAAGAACTGTCCGAAAAAGCTGACGAAGTGCTCGGCTTTATCCGTATTGCAAGCGATTTCCTTGCGATACGCCGCGACAGGGCGCTTGCAATTCTTGAAGGCGAACCTACGGAAAATATTTACATTTGGGATCTTTGGATTCCGCGGGACAGATTCAAAGACGTTGAAGCTGTTTTCAAAGAATACGAAGATACGACCGATTTTGCGGAAATTGAACCTGAAGAAGGCGAAACAGTACCTACCTTGCTCAAAAATCCGGGCTGGTCAAATTCGCTTGAGCCTCTGACGCTCATGTACGGAACACCTACTTACGGTGCGGTGGACCCCACGACCGTTATGGCGCCGTTCTTCTTCCTGTTCCTCGGCATGTGCTTCGGCGACGCAGGCTACGGACTTATTCTGTCTGCGCTGTTCGGATATTATCTTGTCCGTTACAAGCTCTCGCCGATGCTCCGCAAATTCTTCATCATGCTTTTTGTCGGCATGGTCTGCACCGTAATATTCGGCGCAATTTCCGGTTCCTTCTTCGGCGACGCGATTACGGCATTCGGCTTTATGAAGCCGGTTGTTCCGCTTGCCAAGAAGCTTCAGCTGCTTGACCCGATGAACGACCCGATGACGCTGCTTACGATTTCCCTGATACTCGGCTTCATTCAGGTTATTTTCGGAGTCTGCCTTGCGTTCTACATGAACTGGAAAAACGGCGAAAAGTTTGCCGCAATAGCTGACCAGGGCGGCTGGATAATTTTCCTTGTAGGACTTGTTATGGTCGGTCTTACAATGTCAGGAAAGCTTCCTGCGTCCCTCGCACTTGTCTCAAAACTGCTTGCGATAGGCGGAGCGCTGCTTCTGTTCCTTACGCAGGGAAGAGACAAACCGTCGATTTTCGGCAAAGCGTTTTCAGGTCTTATGAGCCTGTACAACGTTACCGGATATCTCGGCGACGTTCTCAGCTACAGCAGACTTCTTGCTCTCGGGCTCGGTTCCGCAGCCGTCGGTCTTGTTATAAACCTGCTCTGCAACCTTATAGCCCCGACGCGTTTCGTAGGTATTCCGCTTGCCATAGCGCTGTTCGTATTCGGACACTCTTTCAGTATTGCGGTTAACCTTCTCGGAGCGTTTATCCACCCGCTTCGTCTGCAGTACGTCGAATTCTTCGGCAAATTCTACGACGCAAACGGAATGGATTTCAAACCGCTCAGAAAAGAAACGCAGTTTGCAAAAATAACTGATTAG
- a CDS encoding V-type ATP synthase subunit K translates to MDVLSAMTQQLGPVLAVLGAALAVGFAGSGSAWGIGLANEAAAGIMTEDPKKFGYALVLLALPGTQGIYGLLVAVLALQNAGLLGGGELCGLWKGLGIGLSCLPIAIVGFYSAIWQGKSSAASILMISKRPEEIGKAVILPAMCETYAVFGLLVSILMLTGIGKF, encoded by the coding sequence ATGGACGTTCTTTCAGCAATGACACAGCAACTCGGACCCGTACTCGCAGTTCTCGGCGCTGCTTTGGCAGTTGGTTTTGCAGGCTCAGGTTCTGCATGGGGCATCGGTCTCGCCAATGAGGCGGCAGCAGGCATTATGACGGAAGATCCGAAGAAATTCGGTTACGCGCTCGTTCTTCTCGCACTTCCCGGCACACAGGGTATCTACGGACTTCTCGTAGCAGTCCTCGCGCTTCAGAATGCAGGACTTCTTGGCGGCGGCGAACTCTGCGGACTTTGGAAAGGTCTCGGAATCGGTCTTTCCTGCCTTCCTATCGCCATCGTCGGTTTCTACTCAGCAATTTGGCAGGGCAAATCATCTGCCGCATCAATCCTTATGATTTCAAAACGTCCAGAAGAAATCGGTAAAGCGGTCATCCTTCCCGCAATGTGCGAAACCTACGCCGTTTTCGGACTTCTCGTCAGTATCCTTATGCTGACAGGTATCGGTAAATTCTAA